GATGACCACCGGCATCGTCCACCTGGGCGTCGGCGGGTTCCACCGGGCGCATCAGGCGATGTATGTCGACAACCTGATGGCGGGAGGGGCCGCCGGCGACTGGGCGTTCACCGGTGTCGGGGTGCTGCCCAAGGATGACCGGATCGTGGAGGTCCTGAACGCGCAGGACGGCCTCTACACCCTGGTCGTCAAGCATCCCGACGGGCGGCTCGAACCCCGGGTCATCGGCTCGATCCAACGGCTGCTGCACGCACCGAGCGACCCCGAGGCGGTGCTGGCGGTGATGACCGACCCGGCGACCCGCATCGTGTCGTTGACGATCACCGAGGGCAGCTACTTGATCGACCAGGTGACGGGGGAGTTCGACCCGAAGCATCCGTCGATCCAGCCCGATCTGGTCGACGGCGCCGTGCCGTCAACGGCTTTCGGCTTCATCGTCGAGGCACTGCGGCGCCGTCGGGCCGCCGGTGTCGCACCGTTCACGGTGATGACCTGCGACAACCTCCCGGGCAACGGGGACGTCGCACGCCGCACCATCACCGCGTTCGCCCGGCTGAAGGACGCCGACCTCGGCGACTGGATCGACGCCAACGTGTCCTTCCCCAACTCGATGGTGGACCGGATCACCCCGGTCACCACCGATGAGGACATCGCGCGGCTGGCCGACGAGTTCGGCATCGAGGACGGCTGGCCGGTGGTGACCGAACCGTTCACCCAGTGGGTGCTGGAGGACGAATTCCCCACCGGCAGACCGCCGTTGGAGGACGCCGGCGTCCAGGTGGTGCCCGACGTGATGCCCTACGAGCTGATGAAGCTGCGGCTGCTCAACGCCAGTCACCAGGCGCTGTGCTACCTCGGCTATCTCGCAGGTCATCGCTACGCCCACGAGGTCGCCCAGGACGACGTCTTCGCCCGGTTCCTGTTCGGTTACATGAAGAACGAGGGCGAGCCGACGCTGCCGCCGGTGCCGGGCGTCGACCTCACGGCATACGAGCACGAGCTGATCGAACGGTTCGCCAACCCGGAGATCCGCGACACGCTCGCGCGGCTGTGTGCCGAGAGCAGCGACCGCATCCCGAAGTGGCTGGTTCCGGTGATCCGGGCCGACCTGGAGGCCGGCCGTCCGGTGGACAGATCGGCGCTGGTCGTCGCATCCTGGGCGAGGTATGCCGAGGGCGTCGACGAGCGCGGCGAACCCATCGAGATCGTCGATCACCGCAAGGAGCAGGTGATGGCCGCGGCAGCGCAGCAGGACGACGACCGGCTGGCGTTCATCCGCGACCCGAGCCTGTTCGGGGACCTGGCGCAACGGGAGGAGTTCACCGCGCCATACATCGCGGCGCTGGAGTCGCTGCACGCCCAGGGCGCGGCGCAGACGCTGCGGGACACGATCACCCGCCTCGGCGACTGACTGACACGCTCCGCGGCCGGCCGCCGCTGACCTCTTCGACACACGACACGCGGCACCCAGTCGGCCATCCATTGCCGAAAGGCTCAGAAAACGCTCGACAGGCCTAGCAAATCCGGCGGGCAACCGCCGTGTTGCTGAGCCTGTCGAGCGTTGCTGGGCCGCTCGGCTCAGCCGTCGCCGCTGACCTTGTGGATAACTTCTGCAGCCCCGGAGCGCCACGTGCCACGGTCAGTGCTCATGAACCTGGTATCGGAAGTCCCGGACGTGGCATCCGCACTGAGCCGGCACATCGAAGATCGAACTGCACACGTCGAACGCCTCCACTTGATGGTGCACTCGATGCCGGAGCTTCGGTTGCGAGCTCTGAACGACCTCGGCGGCACCGGGCGGATCCGGCCGGCCAAGCTGCGACGCAACGCATATTGCACGTCGGAGTGCGATGGGCTCAGCGACGACGACGCGCACATCCTGATGGCGTGCGCGGTGAGTGACGCAGCTGGCGCGCCGCCGACGCTCTCCCACGAGACTGCGCGGATCATCTGGGGCCTGCCGGCCATCGGTCGGCCGCCTGCACGTGT
This genomic window from Flexivirga oryzae contains:
- a CDS encoding mannitol dehydrogenase family protein; this translates as MPTKLSAATVDSLDPRVVVPSYDRSSMTTGIVHLGVGGFHRAHQAMYVDNLMAGGAAGDWAFTGVGVLPKDDRIVEVLNAQDGLYTLVVKHPDGRLEPRVIGSIQRLLHAPSDPEAVLAVMTDPATRIVSLTITEGSYLIDQVTGEFDPKHPSIQPDLVDGAVPSTAFGFIVEALRRRRAAGVAPFTVMTCDNLPGNGDVARRTITAFARLKDADLGDWIDANVSFPNSMVDRITPVTTDEDIARLADEFGIEDGWPVVTEPFTQWVLEDEFPTGRPPLEDAGVQVVPDVMPYELMKLRLLNASHQALCYLGYLAGHRYAHEVAQDDVFARFLFGYMKNEGEPTLPPVPGVDLTAYEHELIERFANPEIRDTLARLCAESSDRIPKWLVPVIRADLEAGRPVDRSALVVASWARYAEGVDERGEPIEIVDHRKEQVMAAAAQQDDDRLAFIRDPSLFGDLAQREEFTAPYIAALESLHAQGAAQTLRDTITRLGD